Proteins encoded together in one Psilocybe cubensis strain MGC-MH-2018 chromosome 8, whole genome shotgun sequence window:
- a CDS encoding Protein transport protein Sec24D, whose product MDIREIQRWTRRQSLDMYTHSNHIPQPPHSAGLQYKGLRPRIDPAQVPSPIDAIERDRRVWESKTHTTLPGTHAPLCTSDFVAVDQGNSSPKFVRVSTWNMPSTSKLVSDCHVPVAAIFQPFAEQSPAEEPVPVIQTGPSGPPRCARCRSYINPWCRWMSGGIRWKCNLCGHETEVTPEYFCNLDANFLRLDHMQRPELNKGTVDFEVTSSKEYWAQNPPAHIAQPFYSVETVQPGPRDPCSLTYIFAFDVSIDAISSGFLHASCVALKTILYGNPDLGIEPSYPTSSRLAITTFDSSLHFYDLASEITQMLVVADLDEVFLPKLGLFVDPMERRSAVESLIDSLPSQFAGATSSDSCLGSMIRGSLAALAGRGGHLVLFHSALPTVGAGELPLTPPAETALYDTDKEKTLHSPRSGTWISIAEECAEHGVAVSMVLAPSKYMDTGSVCIVATRTGGDVFWHPRFVPERDGPVVQGQLRRLVSRGQGYNCMARVRTSYGLQVKAHYGAFYTSAPNELAFANMSSDAAFSVELEHTRTLSPREHAFLQCAVLYTSVEGQRRVRVINLAMDVVELAGSLFQYADLESVLSHFAKEAMSTMSQQRTLIIREELTEKCASLLLGYRTQCAAATRSTQLIIPEAFRALPAFTLALQKTKPLKARQVSSDVRNYHVHHILSMSPRALMHYLYPRLLALHDLDDHIALPQVVTEEDGTKTEKTLMPFCMRNSYFFMEAGGIYLIGMFCA is encoded by the exons ATGGACATCCGCGAAATTCAGCGCTGGACACGACGACAGAGTTTAGACATGTACACTCATTCAAATCATATCCCCCAACCCCCACATTCAGCTGGTCTTCAGTATAAAG GTCTGCGTCCACGCATCGACCCAGCCCAGGTTCCATCTCCTATTGATGCTATTGAGAGAGACCGACGGGTATGGGAATCAAAGACACATACAACGCTACCAGGAACCCATGCACCGCTCTGTACTTCTGATTTTGTTGCTGTTGATCAGG GCAATTCATCTCCCAAATTTGTTCGCGTGTCGACATGGAATATGCCCAGTACCTCTAAACTCGTTTCAGACTGCCATGTTCCAGTAGCTGCCATATTTCAACCTTTTGCAGAACAAAGTCCTGCCGAAGAGCCAGTACCTGTTATTCAAACGGGGCCTTCGGGTCCACCTCGATGCGCTCGATGTAGGTCATACATCAACCCATGGTGTAGATGGATGTCAGGCGGTATCCGATGGAAATGTAATCTTTGTGGACACGAAACAGAAG TGACTCCTGAATACTTCTGCAATTTGGACGCCAATTTTCTGAGACTAGACCATATGCAGCGCCCGGAATTGAACAAGGGAACGGTGGACTTCGAAGTTACCTCGTCTAAAGAATATTGGGCACAGAATCCTCCGGCTCACATAGCTCAGCCATTCTACTCTGTTGAGACTGTGCAACCAGGCCCACGGGACCCGTGTTCCTTGACGTACATTTTCGCATTTGACGTATCAATTGACGCGATCTCTTCGGGATTTCTTCATGCCTCTTGCGTCGCGTTGAAAACTATTCTTTACGGAAACCCCGACCTTGGGATTGAGCCTAGCTACCCGACTTCCAGCAGACTCGCGATCACTACTTTCGATAGCTCGTTGCACTTTTACGACCTCGCT TCAGAGATAACTCAGATGCTTGTTGTTGCAGACCTTGATGAGGTGTTCTTACCAAAACTTGGGTTATTTGTAGATCCTATGGAGCGAAG ATCTGCTGTAGAATCTCTAATTGACAGTTTACCTTCGCAATTTGCCGGTGCAACGTCTAGCGACTCGTGTTTGGGTTCTATGATTCGCGGCAGTCTCGCCGCGCTG GCCGGCAGAGGTGGACATCTGGTTCTTTTCCATTCAGCGCTACCTACTGTTGGTGCAGGCGAGCTACCTCTTACACCTCCGGCCGAGACAGCTCTGTATGACACCGATAAAGAAAAAACATTACATTCTCCACGTTCTGGCACTTGGATATCGATTGCTGAAGAGTGTGCTGAGCATGGTGTTGCGGTGAGCATGGTGCTGGCGCCAAGCAAATATATGGATACAGGGAGTGTTTGTATTGTTGCGACCCGCACAGGCGGCGATGTATTTTGGCATCCGCGTTTCGTTCCGGAGAGAGATGGGCCCGTCGTACAAGGTCAGCTGCGAAGGCTTGTATCAAGAGGCCAAGGATATAATTGTATGGCGCGTGTACGGACTTCCTATG GTCTGCAAGTCAAAGCTCACTATGGTGCTTTCTATACATCTGCACCAAATGAGCTCGCATTCGCCAACATGTCCTCCGACGCGGCGTTCTCcgttgaacttgaacacACACGCACCCTGTCACCTCGAGAGCATGCCTTTCTACAATGCGCCGTTTTATATACGAGTGTCGAAGGACAAAGAAGGGTCAGAGTGATAAACCTTGCAATGGACGTTGTGGAACTTGCCGGCAGCCTTTTCCAATATGCAGATCTAGAGAGCGTCCTATCTCATTTCGCGAAAGAAG CCATGTCGACAATGTCCCAACAGAGGACTCttatcatcagggaagaGCTTACAGAAAAGTGTGCTTCACTACTTTTGGGTTATCGAACTCAGTGTGCGGCAGCTACGCGGTCTACTCAG CTAATTATTCCGGAGGCATTCCGTGCCCTTCCGGCTTTCACGCTCGCGCTTCAGAAGACCAAACCACTCAAAG CTCGTCAGGTGTCATCTGACGTTCGCAACTACCACGTACACCATATCCTCTCCATGTCTCCCAGGGCACTTATGCACTATCTCTATCCCCGTTTACTCGCTCTACACGACCTAGATGATCATATTGCACTACCACAAGTTGTCACAGAAGAGGATGGAACCAAAACTGAAAAGactctcatgccattctGCATGCGCAACAGCTACTTCTTCATGGAAGCAGGAGGCATCTACCTTATAGGCATGTTTTGCGCTTGA
- a CDS encoding DNA mismatch repair protein msh6 translates to MAPKPSTEQLKQKSLTSFFAKGPAASTTPAGSTSKSSSKPVAKPKTEAVKAKEPVQERKSSSSNNALKSLPPSSPHEPKTPETRHTGFSTSGRSSVPSTRNGTSPPPSSDPIDVDMLDNTDDAKSMPSSTKSTTQSRSKRKVILDDSDEEAEDAPLASNGRRKASIRSSSPTEAIRSQTKRPRLSTVVIEDDEEEDEEDLKASLSQRLSRFKKSPVKKGNSKSRASSDDEDFIVPDDSDEDSHSIKSHKSSSSRRSSTSSRTSAASSEDEDHFDDDDLEEDEAPKKSKAKTKTKSSGKSTSSKSSAAKPSGDGVGNGTFSLLTAAEQREQEKKDDKKAAESPYDFLMDVRDKDGKRPGEEGYDPRTLLVPKKAWATFTPFEKQIIDTSTFKDQTKPLRYYSLFSERLYEDDARIGHQVFDLKLTNRVKMCMVGVPEMSFNMWASKFLAKGYKVGRVEQAETALGAEMRMAAEKSSGKTKAKGSSGQDKIVRRELNKVYTSGTLVDQEFLTDDQAGHCICVCEATTQGDEANDDVEPESERKFGVCVLDCSTSEFNLSYFEDDVCRTRMETLMRQICPKEILYKKGTLSKHTLSLLKSVLPAGCLWTSLRPVEGFKYEETLEELKKIYPTETGEDVEMDQDDPSYSILPDSVPAPIREMARETLAIEALGSMIWYLRQLNIDKDILSMKNFNIYDPMKKGMGLTLDGQTLAHLEILQNNEGSDEGSLLKLLSRCITPFGKRLFRIWLCMPLRDIGDINARLDAVQDILDHPTFEATFTDVAKGIPDLERIVSRIHAKSCRVKDFLKVLKAFERLNKGITNLADEAASFKSTTILGLLRGAPDLTPHLRNVRSLFQPAKDDDDKIDELVPRDGKDERYDEVVAEINELEKSLNADLTKFEKSLGIKLAYWHSAVGNKDIYLIEVSTSVDKKKLPNDWTKSSGTKAKNRYVVGSLQKRVRQLKEAQENRTAAIKAFKFRLFTEFDVERALWLRAIRVFAELDCLFSLAKSSAALGEPACRPAFVDGDEAVLDFEELRHPTLCMSTTLKNFIPNDVKMGGDVGKIVLLTGPNMAILKVMRMTATGVIMAQLGMLVPATQARLSAVDMIITRMGAYDNMFSNASTFKVELDECCKILRNATPKSLVILDELGRGTSTFDGMAIASAVLHELATHTLPLSFFATHYGSLTDDHAYHPNIRRMYMSTLVDDEKHELVFLYKLIDGVAESSFGTHVANLAGVPRPVVDRADVISKDFAKQFKEKLQIKQEQHASAKIPLVAQADFAYLYKLGTGETQLPEDRIRRKEVLVRMKDIVRRYLAKS, encoded by the exons ATGGCACCCAAGCCTTCTACAGAACAACTGAAACAAAAAAGCTTAACCTCATTTTTCGCCAAGGGTCCCGCCGCAAGCACCACTCCGGCTGGCTCAACCTCGAAGTCCTCCTCAAAACCCGTTGCAAAACCCAAAACAGAAGCAGTGAAAGCGAAAGAGCCAGTGCAGGAGCGGAAGTCGAGCTCGTCTAATAACGCGCTTAAATCTCTACCTCCCTCATCTCCTCATGAACCGAAGACGCCAGAAACACGGCACACGGGATTCTCCACCTCTGGGCGTAGCTCAGTCCCGTCGACGCGAAACGGTACTTCGCCACCGCCCAGCAGTGACCCCATAGATGTAGATATGTTGGACAATACTGATGATGCTAAAAGCATGCCATCGTCCACGAAGTCT ACCACCCAAAGCCGTTCGAAACGAAAAGTCATTCTAGACGATTCGGACGAAGAAGCTGAGGACGCCCCGCTGGCGAGTAATGGAAGGAGGAAAGCATCCATACGGAGCTCATCTCCTACTGAAGCTATAAGAA GTCAGACAAAACGACCTCGTTTGTCCACTGTTGTTATTGaggatgacgaggaagaggacgaggaagacctGAAGGCATCGCTTTCGCAGCGCCTTTCGCGTTTCAAAAAATCTCCTGTGAAGAAAG GCAATTCCAAATCAAGGGCGTCTTCAGATGACGAAGACTTCATTGTGCCGGACGATTCGGATGAAGATTCACACTCTATCAAATCACACAAGTCGAGCTCGTCGCGTCGTTCTTCCACTTCGTCCCGCACTTCAGCTGCGTCTTCTGAAGACGAAGATCActttgacgatgatgaccttgaagaagacgaagctCCCAAGAAATCCAAGGCGAAAACAAAAACTAAATCTTCAGGAAAGTCAACCTCGAGTAAGAGTTCTGCGGCTAAGCCGTCTGGAGACGGGGTAGGAAACGGAACGTTTTCACTTCTCACTGCAGCCGAACAACGcgaacaagaaaagaaggatgACAAGAAGGCAGCTGAGTCTCCTTATGACTTCCTAATGGATGTTAGAGAC AAAGACGGGAAAAGGCCGGGTGAGGAGGGATATGACCCCAGAACCTTACTGGTGCCTAAGAAGGCATGGGCAACGTTTACGCCGTTTGAAAAGCAG ATAATTGATACATCGACTTTCAAAGATCAAACAAAACCACTACGATACT ATTCTCTTTTTTCAGAAAGG TTATATGAAGATGATGCCCGCATCGGCCATCAGGTGTTTGACTTGAAGTTGACAAACAGAGTGAAGATGTGCATG GTTGGTGTTCCCGAGATGTCGTTCAATATGTGGGCATC AAAATTCCTTGCCAAAG GATACAAAGTTGGACGTGTTGAGCAGGCAGAAACAGCTCTCGGAGCAGAGATGCGTATGGCAGCTGAAAAAAGTTCAGGAAAAACTAAAGCCAAAGGATCCTCAGGCCAAGATAAAATCGTCCGAAG AGAATTGAATAAAGTCTATACCTCTGGAACTCTGGTTGACCAAGAATTTTTGACAGACGATCAAGCAGGGCATTGTATATGTGTTTGTGAAGCTACTACTCAGGGTGACGAAGCCAACGACGATGTAGAACCTGAATCAGAACGCAAATTTGGTGTATGCGTATTGGATTGCTCTACATCAGAGTTCAATCTGAGCTATTTTGAGGATGATGTTTGCCGCACTCGAATGGAGACGCTAATGAGGCAAATTTGCCCTAAGGAGATATTGTACAAGAAG GGGACTTTATCTAAGCACACGCTTAGTCTCCTAAAATCTGTTCTTCCTGCGGGATGCTTATGGACCTCTCTGCGACCTGTTGAAGGATTCAAATATGAGGAAACTCTTGAAGAATTGAAGAAAATATACCCTACCGAAACAGGTGAAGACGTCGAGATGGATCAGGATGATCCTTCATACTCGATACTTCCAGATAGCGTTCCAGCCCCTATTCGAGAAATGGCTCGCGAGACACTGGCAATTGAAGCATTGGGTTCGATGATCTGGTACCTACGCCAGCTGAACATTGACAAGGATATTCTGAGCATGAAAAATTTCAACATATATGATCCAATGAAGAAGGGCATGGGGCTGACCTTGGACGGACAGACTTTGGCACATCTTGAG ATTCTTCAAAACAATGAAGGTTCAGACGAGGGATCCTTACTGAAACTCCTCAGTCGTTGTATCACCCCTTTTGGAAAACGTTTGTTCAGGATATGGCTTTGTATGCCCCTGCGAGATATCGGGGACATCAATGCACG ATTGGATGCAGTTCAAGATATCTTAGATCATCCAACATTCGAGGCAACATTCACAGATGTAGCAAAAGGGATACCGGACCTGGAGAGGATTGTCTCGCGTATACACGCTAAAAGTTGCAGAGTTAAAGACTTCCTCAAGGTTCTTAAG GCTTTTGAGAGATTGAACAAGGGCATTACCAACCTTGCAGATGAAGCTGCATCTTTCAAGAGCACGACTATTCTTGGCCTCCTCAGAGGGGCACCGGATCTCACACCGCACTTGCGTAACGTTCGAAGCTTGTTTCAACCAGCcaaagatgacgacgata AAATCGACGAGTTGGTACCAAGAGATGGCAAGGATGAAAGATACGATGAGGTTGTTGCAGAGATCAACGAACTTGAGAAGAGCCTCAACGCTGACTTGACCAAATTTGAAAAGTCATTGGG TATCAAGCTTGCATATTGGCATAGCGCCGTCGGAAACAAG GATATCTATCTCATAGAAGTTTCAACCAGCGTTGACAAGAAGAAGCTGCCGAATGACTGGACGAAATCGTCTGGCACAAAG GCCAAGAACCGCTACGTTGTAGGATCACTCCAAAAACGTGTTCGACAGTTGAAGGAGGCACAGGAAAACCGTACAGCTGCAATCAAAGCGTTCAAGTTCCGCCTGTTCACTGAGTTCGACGTCGAGCGTGCTTTGTGGTTACGTGCGATCCGTGTATTTGCTGAACTAGATTGTTTGTTCAGTTTGGCAAAGTCATCGGCGGCACTTGGAGAACCAGCTTGCAGACCTGCTTTTGTAGATGGAGATGAAGCTGTCCTTGATTTCGAAGAGCTCAGGCATCCTACACTTTGCATGAGTACGACTTTGAAGAACTTTATCCCGAACGACGTTAAAATGGGAGGTGATGTCGGAAAAATTGTGTTGTTAACAG GCCCGAACATGGC CATCCTTAAGGTTATGAGAATGACTGCGACCGGGGTCATCATGGCGCAACTTGGGATGTTAGTACCCGCCACTCAAGCCAG ACTGAGTGCTGTCGACATGATCATCACTCGCATGGGCGCATATGACAACATGTTCTCAAACGCCAGTACTTTCAAGGTGGAACTTGATGAATG CTGTAAAATCCTGCGTAACGCTACCCCGAAGTCACTTGTCATCTTGGATG AACTTGGTAGAGGAACCTCTACTTTT GATGGAATGGCAATCGCTAGT GCGGTGTTACATGAACTCGCCACACATACCCTGCCTTTGTCATTTTTTGCGACCCATTACGGCTCACTAACCGATGACCATGCCTACCATCCAAATATTCGAAGGATGTATATGTCAACCCTTGTGGACGATGAAAAACATGAA CTCGTGTTCTTGTATAAACTTATTGATGGCGTCGCCGAATCGTCGTTCGGTACTCATGTCGCCAACTTGGCCGGCGTGCCACGTCCTGTGGTCGATCGAGCAGATGTGATATCCAAGGATTTTGCGAAACAGTTCAAAGAGAAGTTGCAAATCAAGCAAGAGCAGCATGCATCCGCCAAGATACCCCTGGTTGCACAGGCCGACTTTGCTTATTTGTATAAGCTCGGTACTGGCGAAACACAACTTCCTGAAGATCGCATACGAAGGAAGGAGGTTCTTGTCCGCATGAAAGATATCGTTCGCCGGTATTTGGCGAAATCCTAA